The DNA region ACAGAAaaacaagacgatggaggaGGAGTTACATGAGCTGAAGACCTATAAGATTAAcatggacagaaagctcaagtGCTCGGAGCAAGTTAGAGGcgaagtggagaaagagaatgggcaTCTACGTgaacttttgaataataaagATAAGCAACTGACGGAGACGATGTCGAAGCTTGACAATGCCAAGGAGATAGCCGTCCAAGAATACCGTGATTCTGAGAATCTTATAACGGAGCTCGGAAACTCCTTTGCAGACGGGTTCGACGACGCTATCCGTCAGGTTAAGTCGTCGTACCCTGAGTTGGACTTATCTCACATCAACAttgatgctcaagggcaaacactcgcGCAATCCGTCCAGTCAGAGAGTACAGATGAAGTGTTggccgtcactgctccagccGATGAAGGTGAAGTTCAACCTCCTACCCAGCAAGACGACGGTCCATTGGACGGGAATTCATCTCCGAAGAACAAATAGAACACTTTcccttttgtaaaaatttatcacTGTTTAGTGAACTTTTTGTTTGAaccgtcatttgtaatttttaaacttgACTTATCAAACCTTAAATGGTATGTTGCTTACTTATTATCCGTCATATATTCAGATAACCCGTCCATTTTAACTAACCGTCCACTTTATGAACTCGATTTTCCAATCTTTTTGTGGTCTGCCTTATTTTATGAAGTCGTATtatgggtgatccgtccactatatggacttGTAGgctcttcaccctttgggtgatccgtccactatgtggacgtgtaggttcttcaccctttgggtgatccgtccactatgtggacttgcaggttcttcaccctttgggtgatccgtccactatgtggactcgtaggtttttcaccctttgggtgatccgtccactatgtggacttgaaggttcttcaccctttgggtgatccgtccactatgtggactttcaggtttttcac from Castanea sativa cultivar Marrone di Chiusa Pesio chromosome 6, ASM4071231v1 includes:
- the LOC142641445 gene encoding uncharacterized protein LOC142641445 isoform X2, translated to MDAARRRALIKQQAAKKKQDGGQAKGTTHTVPSKRIQHEKADRPPKKQRTTVEPVVALQAEKTPVKHGKGKGLMKGPTPSGEKPPVLFREDSSYALEKMSSMLTADDYADLGNHSTEAMGETGLFTLAQAMVMMKGLFGRCLNHETSMDRLRQKNKTMEEELHELKTYKINMDRKLKCSEQVRGEVEKENGHLRELLNNKDKQLTETMSKLDNAKEIAVQEYRDSENLITELGNSFADGFDDAIRQVKSSYPELDLSHINIDAQGQTLAQSVQSESTDEVLAVTAPADEGEVQPPTQQDDGPLDGNSSPKNK